A window of Malania oleifera isolate guangnan ecotype guangnan chromosome 5, ASM2987363v1, whole genome shotgun sequence contains these coding sequences:
- the LOC131155734 gene encoding vicilin Jug r 6.0101-like, whose product MDLRTEIALLLIVFSFSVGQFRSFAAAAARQEEEGHPYMFNEEDFTTHIESEEGGIQILQSFVERSELLRGVEDYRVAILRANPRTFVLPVHFDAESILFVTQGRATIKLVRKNKLESVSVQRGDIIRINAGVPVYIINNEENEELWIVNLLKSVSVPGSVQAFYGAGGQNPETFYRAFSTELLEAALNSEKRKWGGIFKEQKRGIVVKASPGQLEELSRRGSEEEEDGLWPFGKKESKKNKAFNLLKKDPSMSNKYGRFHEVDSDDYDRLRDVDVIVAYANITKGSMAGPVYNSRGHKIAIVVRGEGYFEMACPHVSSRGSSQRHEGGGGKSEKELQKSKRKGAPTYQKIRGQLRPATVLVVPPGHPVAMVSSWSPSHGNKDQNLQILFFQVNGQGYVKYPLAGKGNIISRMEDEAKKLAFDTSSRKIDDVFGAQEEELFFRGPKQWREGNKGRADA is encoded by the exons ATGGATCTTAGAACAGAGATTGCTCTTCTGCTGATCGTCTTCTCTTTTTCTGTAGGACAGTTTCGTAGTTTTGCTGCAGCAGCTGCAAGACAAGAGGAAGAAGGACACCCTTACATGTTCAACGAGGAGGACTTCACAACGCATATTGAGAGTGAGGAAGGCGGAATTCAGATCCTTCAGAGCTTCGTGGAGAGGTCAGAGCTTCTAAGGGGCGTCGAGGATTATCGTGTGGCCATTCTGCGGGCCAATCCTCGCACCTTCGTCCTTCCTGTCCACTTCGATGCTGAATCCATCCTTTTTGTCactcaag GAAGAGCAACTATTAAGTTGGTGAGGAAGAATAAGCTGGAAAGCGTGAGCGTTCAACGTGGAGATATTATTCGGATTAACGCAGGGGTCCCTGTTTACATAATCAACAACGAAGAGAATGAGGAACTGTGGATCGTCAACCTCCTCAAATCAGTCTCTGTTCCTGGGAGTGTCCAG GCATTCTACGGGGCAGGCGGTCAGAACCCAGAGACGTTTTACAGAGCTTTCAGCACTGAGTTGCTCGAAGCTGCTCTAAAC AGTGAAAAGAGAAAGTGGGGTGGGATCTTCAAAGAACAGAAGAGAGGAATAGTTGTAAAAGCATCGCCAGGGCAACTGGAAGAGTTGAGCAGGCGGGgaagcgaggaggaagaggatggcCTGTGGCCTTTTGGTAAAAAAGAGTCGAAGAAGAACAAAGCATTCAACCTTTTAAAAAAGGACCCCTCCATGTCCAACAAATACGGACGATTCCATGAGGTTGATTCCGATGATTATGACCGCCTCCGCGACGTCGATGTCATCGTCGCTTATGCCAATATCACCAAA GGATCCATGGCGGGGCCAGTCTACAATTCGAGAGGACATAAGATAGCAATAGTGGTAAGAGGGGAAGGATACTTCGAGATGGCATGTCCTCACGTCTCCTCTCGGGGGTCAAGCCAGCGACATGAAGGCGGAGGAGGAAAGAGCGAGAAGGAATTGCAGAAATCCAAACGAAAGGGTGCGCCCACCTACCAGAAGATTCGCGGCCAGTTGAGGCCCGCCACGGTTCTTGTCGTGCCGCCCGGCCACCCCGTTGCGATGGTTTCTTCCTGGAGCCCAAGCCATGGCAACAAGGATCAAAATCTTCAGATTCTGTTCTTTCAGGTCAATGGCCAAGGCTATGTCAAGTACCCACTTGCAG GGAAGGGGAACATAATAAGCAGGATGGAGGATGAGGCGAAAAAGTTGGCGTTCGACACTTCGTCTAGGAAAATAGACGACGTCTTCGGGGCCCAAGAAGAGGAGCTGTTCTTCCGAGGGCCAAAGCAGTGGCGGGAAGGCAATAAGGGACGCGCGGATGCATGA